Within the Thermosynechococcus sichuanensis E542 genome, the region CCCTGCGTCGAGAAACAGGTACTGCATCTATACGGTTTGGCTTTCAGGGGCGCACCAGTAGTACCGGTACCATTGTGATTGCTGCCACCAATAATCCGACCCTTCAGCGCTGTTTGGTGATCTCCTTAGGATTGGGCATCATGCGCACCGGCAATTACCTTGAAACCGACACCACGGGTACAACTGCCAATAACTGTCAAGCGCGCAATTAAGGAGCAGGAAGATGCAGGACTGGCGCAGAGGCAATCGCGGCTTTACATTGACGGAGTTACTGGTGGCGGCTGCCGTTGGCAGTATTGTGGTGGCCATGAGTGGTTGGGCAATGGTGGCCATTCTGCAAAATAATCGCCGTGTTGAAGAGCAGGCAATTACCCGCATGAACTTGAGCCGTGCCCTCGACTTTATCTCCGATGATATTCGCTCAGCAATCCGTATTTCAACAACGGCACCCGCCGATTGGACAATTCCCAGTGGTGGCTACCGGTTGGTGATGTTTATCGAAAAACCAGCGGATAACCTCGAGGAGCAGGACAACGGCACGCTGGCTAGCACAACCCGTGTGGCCTATTACACCCGCCCCAAAACCAGCAATGTTGTGTGGCGCGGCCCGATGATTCTCTATCGCCAAAAAATTGGTGACTCTACTCCCAATGCCTTGATTGATGGCATTGCCAACACCAGTCCCAACTGCACCAATAACTTGGCTGGCGCAACGGATAGTGGCACCGATAAGGGAGGATTTCGCGTTTTTGTGCAGCACAACCGCAACGTCAAGCTGTGCATTGCCGGTTTGGTGAAGTCAACAGGAACAATCTACCAAGCGGAAACCCTTGCAGCGGTGCGTTCTGGATCTGCCACCCCTACTCCTTAGAGACAGCGCAGATCCTTAAGACTGGCTTTTTGGGGCGATCGCGCAAACCAAAAGGCCCTCAGCCATAAGCCATTAGGTTACTGACAATGCTCAATACGCTTGACCTAGATTCCAAAAAATGAATAGACTGTCTTTGTACAGATGAAAAAACATGGCTCAAGAGGCAAAAGGTTGTCCTCAGCAAGCCACTTTCAACCTCCGTAAGGAGGGGGATTATACGTTTTGGCAATGAGGGTTACGCGCTTCATTGCTGGGGTAATACGCGCTGTAAAGTGCGTGTTGCTATCGTGATTGTTTTAGGAGGAGCAGCGATGATGTATAGTCCTGTGGCTGCGATGCAGCCTGTCAAGCCTCGCTTGGGGATTCACCTGATTGGTGACTTGTATCAGTGTCGTGGAGACATTCGTTACTTTGTAGATCGTAATTGCCTTAGGACGCTATGCCTCGAGGCAGTACACGAGGCCGGCCTAATAGCCTTGGGGGATTTATTTCACCAATTTGGACAAGCAGGTGGTGTCACCGGTGCAGTTGTGCTCGCAGAGTCCCACCTCACAATTCACACATGGCCTGAAAAGCGGTATGTCACCTTGGATGTGTACGTTTGCAACTATAGCCAAGATAATCGTCACAAAGCGCAAAAGTTGTTTGATCAGCTTGTTGTTGTTTTTGATCCAGCATTGCCCCGCACTCAGTGTGTTGAGCGAGAATAATTTTTCGCATTAAGATTGCATTTAGCGTTGTCAAGGTTGTTTGCAAAAGATGACAAGTCATGGTCTTTATCTCCTTGAGCAGCTTAATTCGGGCTGTGGTTACTTTATCCAAGCCGATCGTTGCTTATTGGCAAAACGCACTCGTTACCAAGACCTTGCTCTATATGAGTCTGCCCATTTTGGCAAGTTTCTCTGCCTAGATAACCTATTTATGACCTCAGAGGCAGATGAATTTTTTTACCATGAAAATCTTATTCATCCAGCAGCAATGACTCATCCAGCTCCTCGGTCAGCCCTCATCATTGGGGGGGGAGATGGTGGCGCTGCTGAGGAAGTACTTAAACACCCCACTATCGAACACGCTGTATTGGCTGAGTTGGATGCAGAAGTGGTTGATGTCTGTCGTGAACAATTGGGAACTATCCATCGCGGTGTTTTTGAGGATCCTCGCCTACAACTGATGATTGGGGACGGGCGCACTTATCTTGAAAATGTGACTACTACCTTTGATCTCATCATTTTGGATTTAACCGATCCCCAAGGTCCTTCTTTGGGACTTTATACTCAAGAGTTTTACCATCTCTGTAAGACTCGCCTATCGGGGGCAGGATTGCTAGCGCTTCATGTGGAATCTCCCATTTCACGCCCTAAGACTTATGCCCGTATTATCACCACGCTCCGTCAAGTCTTTCCAATTGTGCGCCCCTATTTAGTTTATATTCCCCTCTACGGAACTTGGTGGGGAATGGCAACGGCCTCAGAAAGTAGTGATCCCTGCGCCTTAACCCCTTCAGAAGTAGAGCACCAAATTGCCACAAGGGGAATTGAACACTTGCGCTTTTACAATGGGGACACCCACCGCAGTGTATTTGCCCTGCCCAATTTTATTCGTGAGTTGCTGAGGCAACCCGTGTCTCCTCTGACTGATGGGAATGTTGATCTGGACGAAGCGCCACTGCCCTATCGTTTGAAGGTGGTGTCTGAAGCATAAACTCTATCAACTGTGTTGGTAGCATTCTCCAGCACCTTGCAGAATGTGTGGTGCATTCTGAATCTGTAACACCCATGCCCTAGAGACAGCGCGGATCCTTCAGGCTGGCTTTTTGGGGCGATCGCGGAAACTAAAAGGCGGTGTGCTGGCAAATCCTAACAAGCATAAGCATGACCGGCACCTCGATGAGCACACCCACAACCGTTGCTAAGGCGGCACCCGAATTGAGGCCAAAGAGGGTAATTGCTGTGGCGATCGCCACCTCAAAGTGATTACTGGCACCAATCATTGCCGCTGGTGCTGCATCTTCATAGTCCAATCGCAGTTGCCGTGCCGCCAAATAGCCCAGCCAAAAGATGACATTGGTTTGTACAAATAGGGGAATCGCAATCAGTAGGATATGAAAGGGAGACTCAATAATCAGGTCAGTAACACGGGTTTAGGGGTGCGGAACGCCCGATCAATCTGGGTGAAGTCGATTTTGACCATGATCGGGTACATCATAAAAAATAAACAGAGGGCGATCGGGATGGATACTTGGTGAAAACTCAACCGATCCAACGTTGTGGCAACCTCTGGAAACAGTCGCCCCATCAAGATACCTGCCATAATGCAGAGAATCACCCACAACGTCAGGTAACGTTGAAATAGACTCAGGCGTACACAGGATTTATCTGACATCAAAACTCCGCCCAGATAGAATTGCTACAACTCTTTTCACAGAAATGGAACACCCCCAAAACTGTGAAAGCCACTGAAGAATGAACGCATCCCCTCTATGTATCCCATATTTTAGAAATGTGAGTAAACCCTAACACCAATTGCCCCAAAGGCTTCCTAGGCAGTCATTCTTGACAGGGGAAGACAGGCGCGATCGCAAGCAGGAGTGTAGGATAGGGAAGGCGTCATTCAAACTATTTGGCTGCGTTGTCCCTATGCCTCGTCGTACCGATATTTCAAAGATTCTCATTATTGGTTCGGGTCCCATTGTCATTGGTCAGGCCTGTGAATTTGACTATTCGGGAACCCAAGCCTGTAAGGCCTTGCGCGAGGAAGGGTACGAGGTGATCCTGATTAACTCCAACCCCGCCACAATCATGACGGATCCCGAGACCGCCGATCGCACCTACATTGAACCCCTCACCCCGGAAATGGTGGAAAAGGTAATTGCCGCCGAACACCCCGATGCCCTACTGCCGACAATGGGGGGACAAACTGCCCTGAACTTAGCGGTGGCACTGTCAAAATCAGGGATTCTCGATCGCTATGGGGTGGAGCTGATTGGGGCTAAGTTGCCAGCCATTGAAATGGCCGAGGATCGCAAACTCTTTAAGGAGGCAATGCAGCGCATTGGTGTGGGGGTCTGCCCCTCTGGCTTGGCCAATACCCTTGAAGAGGCACGGGCGATCGCCCAAGAGATTGGGGTTTATCCCCTGATTATTCGCCCCGCCTTTACCCTAGGGGGCACCGGTGGCGGCATTGCCTACAACCAAGAGGAATTTGAAGAGATTGCCGCTGCGGGTCTCGATGCCAGTCCTGTCTCGCAAATTCTCATTGAGCAGTCCCTGATTGGCTGGAAAGAATACGAGCTGGAAGTGATGCGGGACATGGCCGATAACGTGGTCATCATCTGCTCCATTGAGAACCTTGATCCCATGGGCATCCACACCGGGGACTCGATCACCGTTGCCCCCGCTCAAACCCTGACAGACAAAGAATACCAGCGACTGCGGGATGCTGCTATCAAAATCATTCGGGAAATTGGTGTGGAAACCGGCGGCTCGAACATTCAGTTTGCCGTGAACCCGGCAACGGGGGAAGTGATTGTCATTGAAATGAATCCCCGCGTCTCCCGCTCCTCAGCACTTGCTTCTAAGGCCACGGGCTTCCCCATTGCCAAAATGGCGGCAAAATTGGCCGTGGGCTACACGCTACCGGAAATCCCCAATGACATTACCAAGAAAACACCCGCCAGCTTTGAACCCACCATTGACTATGTGGTCACCAAAATTCCCCGCTTTGCCTTTGAGAAGTTTCCCGGCTCGCAGCCGGTGCTGACCACGCAAATGAAGTCCGTGGGGGAAGCCATGGCCATTGGCCGCACCTTCCAAGAGTCCCTGCAAAAGGCCCTGCGATCGCTGGAGACAGGACGCGCCGGCTGGGGGTGCGATCGCCCCGAAAAACTGCCGAGCCTTGAGCAACTGCGGGGAAAACTGCGCACACCCAATCCCGATCGCATCTTTGCCATTCGCCACGCCTTCCTTTTGGGGATGACCGTTGAGGAGGTTTACGAACTGACGGCCATTGATCCGTGGTTTTTGCGCCAGATGCAGGGACTCCTAGAAACGGAAAAATTCCTCAAGCGCAGCAAACTGGAGCACCTCACGGCTGATGATCTCTGGCGGGTGAAACAACAGGGCTTCAGCGACGCCCAGATTGCCTATGCGACTAAAACCACCGATGATCAGGTGCGTGCCTATCGTCAATCCCTCGGTGTGGTTCCGGTCTATAAAACGGTGGATACCTGTGCCGCCGAGTTTGAGGCCTACACGCCGTACTATTACTCCACCTACGAACGGCCAGTGGAGCAGATTAACCCCGATACTGGCGATGTCGAATTGTTGCCACCCCAATCAGAAGTGCTGCCCCCCCGCAAGCCTCGGGTCATGATTCTCGGATCAGGTCCCAACCGCATTGGCCAAGGGATTGAATTTGATTACTGCTGCTGCCATGCTTCCTATGCTTTGCGGGCTGACGACTATGAAACCATCATGGTCAACTCTAACCCTGAAACGGTTTCCACTGACTACGACACCAGCGATCGCCTCTACTTTGAACCCCTGACCAAGGAGGATGTCCTTAACATTATTGAAGTAGAGCGCCCCGTCGGCATCATTATTCAATTTGGTGGTCAAACGCCCCTGAAACTC harbors:
- the carB gene encoding carbamoyl-phosphate synthase large subunit, which encodes MPRRTDISKILIIGSGPIVIGQACEFDYSGTQACKALREEGYEVILINSNPATIMTDPETADRTYIEPLTPEMVEKVIAAEHPDALLPTMGGQTALNLAVALSKSGILDRYGVELIGAKLPAIEMAEDRKLFKEAMQRIGVGVCPSGLANTLEEARAIAQEIGVYPLIIRPAFTLGGTGGGIAYNQEEFEEIAAAGLDASPVSQILIEQSLIGWKEYELEVMRDMADNVVIICSIENLDPMGIHTGDSITVAPAQTLTDKEYQRLRDAAIKIIREIGVETGGSNIQFAVNPATGEVIVIEMNPRVSRSSALASKATGFPIAKMAAKLAVGYTLPEIPNDITKKTPASFEPTIDYVVTKIPRFAFEKFPGSQPVLTTQMKSVGEAMAIGRTFQESLQKALRSLETGRAGWGCDRPEKLPSLEQLRGKLRTPNPDRIFAIRHAFLLGMTVEEVYELTAIDPWFLRQMQGLLETEKFLKRSKLEHLTADDLWRVKQQGFSDAQIAYATKTTDDQVRAYRQSLGVVPVYKTVDTCAAEFEAYTPYYYSTYERPVEQINPDTGDVELLPPQSEVLPPRKPRVMILGSGPNRIGQGIEFDYCCCHASYALRADDYETIMVNSNPETVSTDYDTSDRLYFEPLTKEDVLNIIEVERPVGIIIQFGGQTPLKLALPLQQYLERHGDRLGTKIWGTSPDSIDIAEDRERFEKILRELNIPQPPNGTARSYAEALSIAQRISYPVVVRPSYVLGGRAMEIVYSDAELERYMNEAVQVEPERPILIDKYLENAIEVDVDAIADATGTVVIGGIMEHIEQAGIHSGDSACSLPTQSLSPTVLETIRTWSIALAKALKVVGLMNLQLAVQGEQVYILEANPRASRTVPFVSKAIGIPLAKIAARLMSGKTLAELNFLSEKIPNHVAVKEAVLPFEKFAGTDTVLGPEMRSTGEAMGIDMTFGAAYAKSQLAANQRLPLKGTVFVSMSDRDKAAIVPVVQELQSLGFRIIATEGTRNALLEAGLSNIELILKLHEGRPHVLDAIKNEQIHLILNTPSGQEARTDAQLIRRTALAYKIPIVTTIAGAKATAAAIKTLQTSTLGVRALQDYHQAEC
- a CDS encoding PulJ/GspJ family protein; protein product: MQDWRRGNRGFTLTELLVAAAVGSIVVAMSGWAMVAILQNNRRVEEQAITRMNLSRALDFISDDIRSAIRISTTAPADWTIPSGGYRLVMFIEKPADNLEEQDNGTLASTTRVAYYTRPKTSNVVWRGPMILYRQKIGDSTPNALIDGIANTSPNCTNNLAGATDSGTDKGGFRVFVQHNRNVKLCIAGLVKSTGTIYQAETLAAVRSGSATPTP
- the speE gene encoding polyamine aminopropyltransferase, with product MTSHGLYLLEQLNSGCGYFIQADRCLLAKRTRYQDLALYESAHFGKFLCLDNLFMTSEADEFFYHENLIHPAAMTHPAPRSALIIGGGDGGAAEEVLKHPTIEHAVLAELDAEVVDVCREQLGTIHRGVFEDPRLQLMIGDGRTYLENVTTTFDLIILDLTDPQGPSLGLYTQEFYHLCKTRLSGAGLLALHVESPISRPKTYARIITTLRQVFPIVRPYLVYIPLYGTWWGMATASESSDPCALTPSEVEHQIATRGIEHLRFYNGDTHRSVFALPNFIRELLRQPVSPLTDGNVDLDEAPLPYRLKVVSEA
- the speD gene encoding adenosylmethionine decarboxylase, producing the protein MMYSPVAAMQPVKPRLGIHLIGDLYQCRGDIRYFVDRNCLRTLCLEAVHEAGLIALGDLFHQFGQAGGVTGAVVLAESHLTIHTWPEKRYVTLDVYVCNYSQDNRHKAQKLFDQLVVVFDPALPRTQCVERE